The nucleotide window AATTTGGAAGGGAAACATGTAGCTCTAACAGCTTCACGCAAAACCGATGAGATGCAAACACTTTTACATAAGCAAGGGGCCACAAGCGACGTGCGTTCCATGCAGGGAACCGTCAAACAGGAGAAGGAGATGGTGATCCAGGCCATAAGGCAGGCGATGGTGGAACGCGTTGACTGGTTTATTTTCACAACCGGAATCGGCGTCACAACACTTATGGAAAGAGCCGATGAAGCGGGAATTGCAGATGAATTTTTGGGGGAAATGGAATTCGCCCGTGTCGCGGCCCGTGGATATAAAACCGTTGCAGCTTTGAAAAAAATGGATGTTGATGTTGCTATCCGCTCGGACGATGGCACAACCGCAGGCTTGATAGAACAACTGAAAGAAGTTCATTTTTCCGATAAACACGTGATCGTTCAGCAATACGGTCTGCCATCACCCATGCTGGAACGCTTTTTGGAAGAAAAAGGGGCATCAGCGGTTACCACGTGGCTGCCTTACATTCATGAAGCCCCGGAGCAAGAGGCGGTAGACCGTTTTATTCGGGAACTTATCGAAGAAAATAAATATGATGCTGTTTGTTTTACGACCGGCTTACAAGTAAAGTCACTGTTTCATCGCGCGAAGGATAACGGGAATCACAAACAGCTACTCAATCTTTTAGAAAATAAAACCATCGCTGCTGCTGTCGGAAAGGTAACGGCGGAAGCGCTCGTTGAGGAAGGGGTGGGGAGGGTGGTCACTCCATCCACGGAAAGGATGGGCGCGATGATTGTTGAGCTCGGACGGTATGTGAATGGAGGAGAAGATAATGGGACGGTGGTATAATGGAGAATATTGTGGTGACAATCGGAAACAACCGATTTGAAATGAGCGTATAGCTCATCGCATGAAATCCTAAAAAGGAGGCGGTTTAAAATGGTTCAACGAATCATGAGCGCATCCAAAACAACGCTCAAAGATGCCCTTCATGAGCAAGGGTTAACGCATCTTAACGTTCGGACGCATGGGTCTCATCTCGTCATCTATTCCGAGGAAGATGGTGGAAGGGAAAATCGCGCGAGACTGACCCGATTCAATCCCCAGACGTACGAACTGAGTAGGTGGACCCATCGCGGGGAATGGGAAGCGCCCCCTTTTAGCGGTACAATCGCTGAAATGCTTACTTTAATAACCGAACAGTTTCCGCTTTCGCTCGCGAAAACGTCGCAAGCCATTTTATACGTTGGACACGGGAGCCGTGTAAATGAAGGCAATGAGCAATTTGAAGTGTTTATTGATCATGTGAAAAAGAATTATGATAAAAAAATAATCCAAGAGGTCGCCTATATTGAACTGGTTTCACCGACCATTTTGGAAGGCATCGAACTGTGCATCGAACAAGGAGCGACGAAAATTGCAGTCGTGCCGGTATTGCTGTTAAGCGCTTCCCATGCAAAGGTGGACATTCCCCGTGAACTGGAAAGAGCAAAGGAAGTATACCCTGAAGTTACATTTTCTTACGGAAGACCTTTTGGCATTGAAGATGACGTGATCGATGTGGCTGTAGACCGATTGACAGACGTCGGATTGTCGGCATTGGGAGAAAATCATCAAGAGCGTGAAGACTGTACGGTGTTGGTGGTAGGGAGAGGTTCAAGTGACGGCAAGCAACCAAGCGATGTTGCGAAAATCGCCCGCTTGATTTATGAAAAAATTGCTTGCAATAATGTGGAGACGTGTTTTTTGGCCGCCACAACGCCAACGGTAGAGCAAGGACTCGCGAAAGTGGAAAAACTGGAAGCGTCCCATGTGTATGTGTTGCCTTATTTATTATTTACCGGCGTGTTGATGGAAGAATTAGCTGAAATGCTTGGCGAGCGAGAAGGCAAGACGGGAACCAAGTATACGCTCTGTGACTTTCTTGGATCAGATGACGGCTTGAGTGGTGTTCTCGCAAGGCGGACAGAAGAAACGTTGAAACGGGAAGGGAATGTATAGGCATGAGTGCGCTCCCTTTTATGATCGAGATGAGGGAAATGAGTTGTATCATCGTTGGCGGAGGCGAGGTAGCCTGTCGAAGGGTCAAGCCGCTATTGGAAACAGGAGCAAAGGAGCTTGTCGTTGTTGCGCCAACGCTTAATGAGGAACTGTTGAGGTTGCAGCGAGAAGTCGGCTTCAGATGGGAGCGTCGCTCGGCGGTGGTTTCGGAAGTTTTTTTAGGTGATATGGTATTTTTATGTACGAATCAGCCGGGCTTACATGAAGCGATAATGGAAAATAAGGCCCCGCGGCAATTCATGTATTTGGCGGATGATGCCGGTGAGGGGGATTTTTACATACCGGCCCGGATCAATGATGGGTTGCTGACAGTGAGCGTGTCCACTGCAGGCGCCAGTCCTTCGTATACGAAAAGAGTGAAAAAGGAAATTGAGCATGTGCTACCGGAGAACGCCGGTGACGAGCTTGATTTTTTGCAAAAGGCACGAAGGAAGGTTCTGCAGACCGACGTTTCGAACGAGGAGAAGATGGCGCTACTAAAGGAAATATCGACGTCTGGGTTTTTGCAGGATGAATGGAGGGAAGAGAAATTTGAAGAACGTTTGAGGGAAATAAGAAGATAAAACTGTTGATGAAAGAACTAAAGTTCTGTATTACAATATTATAGAATTGACAATATAAAGAAGGTGTTCTATGCAGGAAGAACGTTTAAAAAATATGGAAGGTTATACGGAACAGCTAATTCGAATGGTAGCCGATAACAACAAGATTTTTTCAGAAATGCGGCAAGATTTTAAGGACGAAAAGCAAGTGAACCAACATCGCCATGAAGTGTTGCTGACAAAATTAAAACAGCAGAATGCAGACACTGATTATCTTCGTGATCAAGTGTCTAACCAGGGCATAGATATCAATCGACGTAAAAACAGTGAATTGATAGGGAGTTGCAATTAAATGAGACAGCTAAAAGTTACGGAACTGAAGAAACAGCTCAAAACCTTGGACAACAAAGAGCTGATTAGTATTATATCGGAAATTTATAAAATCAGTCCTGATGCGAAAAAATATTTATCGGTGAAGTTTGCCGGAGAAGACGGAGTAAATGATTTATATCAAGAAGCAAAGGCAAAGATTAAGGACGAGTTCTTTCCTGATAAGGGCTTCGGGAAATTGCGGTTAAGGGAAGCGAAGAATGCTATAAACAAGTTCAAGAAATTAACGGGGGATAATCGGAAAGTTGTTGATCTTACCCTTTTCTACGTAGAAAAGGGAGTGGATTTCACGAACGAATATGGAGATATAGACGAGAGTTTTTATGATAGTATGGAACGTGCTTATGCTTCTGTCATACGCTGGTGCAGTGAAGAGGAAGATTACTATCGATATTTTGCAGACAGGTTACAAAATGTCGTGATAAACACGGATGGCCTCGGATGGGGGTTCCATGACGGGTTGAGTGACATTTATTATTCGCTTCCTTGGGTGGAATGACTGTGGGAGGTGCTGAATGTGGCGGGACTAACCCGCCACAAAGGGGATATTATAACTATACGATCTCTACAGGCCACCCCTCCCGCTTATATGCCATATCACAGAACATATACTCATACCGGCTCGTGTTCAGAAAAATGGCCTCCAGTCGGTCAAGCTCTTCTTTCGTTTTTCCTTCCGCGAGTTTTGGGGTTTAAGCCTTCTCTCCTGTAAAATCGACACTAACATTTTTATTGACCATGATCGGAAATCGTAAAAGCTTTGATTTGATTGATATGGTCTCTCATTAATTGTTTGGCAGTGTCTGTTTCTCTTTTCTTTATGGCACGTAAGATTTCCTTGTGCATATCATTTGCGGCAAAAGGTCGATCCAAATTTGTCGTTATAATGACCCCAACCCATTGTACCTGGGTTTCGATGCTCTTCCATATTTGTTGTAATCGTATATTATTCGAATAATCGATCAGAGTACGGTGAAGATTGCGGTCAGCATCAAAAAAAGGTTCAACAATACGTTTATTTAATTGTTCTTCTGAATAGGATGTTTCATCTTCCAACTTTTCGATGATTGAAAGAGGGATTTCCGGGATTGCAAGCTCTACTGATAATTCCTCTAAAGCCCTTCTTAAGTCATAAAGATCTTCAATATCTTGTCGTTTTGGTGTGTTCACAAATGTCCCTGACCTTGGTTTGACCTCAATGAGGCCATCTTGGCTTAATTGATTTACAGCTTCCCTTAGGGGCATCCGGCTAACATTTAAATCACTAGCCAACTGTTCGTAATTAATCCTTGTACCGGGAGGCATTTGATTTTGAACAATTTGGTTTCTAAGATAATAATAAATACGTTCGGATAGATTGCTTTTATCTAAAAAATTTTCCATTATTCTCATCCTTAGCGTAGTTACTCAGTTCTCATGCTTTATTTTATAGAGATTTAACTATCCCACCTTCTACCAATAAACTTTGGCCTGTCACGTATGTATTGGCGAAGGATGCGAGATAAACAAGGGTTTTGGCAAATTCATTCGGTTCCCCATAGCGTCCTATCGGTATCTGTTTTAGCTTCTCAGCTTGAATACTTTCTATGGAAGTTCCCGCTTTTTGGGCATTGATTTTATCTACTTCGACCACCCTGTTTGTTTTTATGATTCCCGGCACTAACGTATTTATCAGAATGTTATCTGCGGCAAGTTCTCCGGCAAGGGATTTTGCTAAACCAGCAATACCATTACGGAATGTGTTGGATAAAATTAAATTATCTATGGGTTGTTTGATAGAAGATGAGGCGATATTAATAATCCGGCCACCTTTTTGCTTATGCATATTAGGCAAAACTGCTCGAATTGATCGAATATAGCTGAGTAAATGAAGCTCAAAGGACTGTTGTCAATCTTCATCCGTAAAATCTTTAAATGTACCAGCAGGAGGTCCACCAGCATTATTTACTAATATATCGATACT belongs to Salicibibacter cibi and includes:
- a CDS encoding precorrin-2 dehydrogenase/sirohydrochlorin ferrochelatase family protein → MIEMREMSCIIVGGGEVACRRVKPLLETGAKELVVVAPTLNEELLRLQREVGFRWERRSAVVSEVFLGDMVFLCTNQPGLHEAIMENKAPRQFMYLADDAGEGDFYIPARINDGLLTVSVSTAGASPSYTKRVKKEIEHVLPENAGDELDFLQKARRKVLQTDVSNEEKMALLKEISTSGFLQDEWREEKFEERLREIRR
- a CDS encoding sirohydrochlorin chelatase yields the protein MVQRIMSASKTTLKDALHEQGLTHLNVRTHGSHLVIYSEEDGGRENRARLTRFNPQTYELSRWTHRGEWEAPPFSGTIAEMLTLITEQFPLSLAKTSQAILYVGHGSRVNEGNEQFEVFIDHVKKNYDKKIIQEVAYIELVSPTILEGIELCIEQGATKIAVVPVLLLSASHAKVDIPRELERAKEVYPEVTFSYGRPFGIEDDVIDVAVDRLTDVGLSALGENHQEREDCTVLVVGRGSSDGKQPSDVAKIARLIYEKIACNNVETCFLAATTPTVEQGLAKVEKLEASHVYVLPYLLFTGVLMEELAEMLGEREGKTGTKYTLCDFLGSDDGLSGVLARRTEETLKREGNV
- a CDS encoding GntR family transcriptional regulator; its protein translation is MENFLDKSNLSERIYYYLRNQIVQNQMPPGTRINYEQLASDLNVSRMPLREAVNQLSQDGLIEVKPRSGTFVNTPKRQDIEDLYDLRRALEELSVELAIPEIPLSIIEKLEDETSYSEEQLNKRIVEPFFDADRNLHRTLIDYSNNIRLQQIWKSIETQVQWVGVIITTNLDRPFAANDMHKEILRAIKKRETDTAKQLMRDHINQIKAFTISDHGQ
- a CDS encoding uroporphyrinogen-III synthase — protein: MKNLEGKHVALTASRKTDEMQTLLHKQGATSDVRSMQGTVKQEKEMVIQAIRQAMVERVDWFIFTTGIGVTTLMERADEAGIADEFLGEMEFARVAARGYKTVAALKKMDVDVAIRSDDGTTAGLIEQLKEVHFSDKHVIVQQYGLPSPMLERFLEEKGASAVTTWLPYIHEAPEQEAVDRFIRELIEENKYDAVCFTTGLQVKSLFHRAKDNGNHKQLLNLLENKTIAAAVGKVTAEALVEEGVGRVVTPSTERMGAMIVELGRYVNGGEDNGTVV
- a CDS encoding DUF6155 family protein, which encodes MRQLKVTELKKQLKTLDNKELISIISEIYKISPDAKKYLSVKFAGEDGVNDLYQEAKAKIKDEFFPDKGFGKLRLREAKNAINKFKKLTGDNRKVVDLTLFYVEKGVDFTNEYGDIDESFYDSMERAYASVIRWCSEEEDYYRYFADRLQNVVINTDGLGWGFHDGLSDIYYSLPWVE